A region of Lichenibacterium dinghuense DNA encodes the following proteins:
- the typA gene encoding translational GTPase TypA, with protein MKLRNIAIIAHVDHGKTTLVDKLLQQAGSFRENQRVAERVMDSNDLEKERGITILAKVTSVVWHDTRINIVDTPGHADFGGEVERILSMVDGVIVLVDAAEGPMPQTKFVVGKALKLGLRPIVAINKVDRADARTTEVVNEVFDLFAALDANDDQLDFPILYGSGRNGWMADKPEGPQDGMAPLFELVLKHVPEPKVEEGEFRMLGTLLESNPYLGRLITGRVQSGSIKPNQNVKVLDNDGKVVETGRVSKILAFRGIERAPIDVAEAGDIVAIAGLTKFNVADTLCAPEVTEALHAQPIDPPTLSMTFLVNDSPLAGTEGDKVTSRVIRDRLMKEAEGNVALRISDSPQADSYIVEGRGELQLAILIETMRREGFELGISRPRVVYRQDEESGERLEPIEEVVVDVDEEHSGVVIQKMSERKADMLEMRPSGGNRLRLVFHAPTRGLIGYQGELMTDTKGTAIMNRLFHSYSPWKGELQGRRNGVLLSNDAGEAVAYAMWNLEERGPMMIEPGWKVYQGMIIGQHTRENDLEVNVLKGKKLTNIRAAGKDEAVRLTPPIRMTLEKALAYIENDELVEVTPKSIRLRKTKLDPNERKRAERAKELVD; from the coding sequence ATGAAGCTCCGCAACATCGCCATCATCGCCCACGTCGACCACGGCAAGACCACGCTGGTCGACAAGCTGCTCCAGCAGGCCGGGTCGTTCCGCGAGAACCAGCGCGTCGCCGAGCGCGTGATGGACTCGAACGACCTCGAGAAGGAGCGCGGCATCACCATCCTAGCCAAGGTCACCTCGGTGGTCTGGCACGACACCCGCATCAACATCGTGGACACCCCCGGCCACGCCGACTTCGGCGGCGAGGTCGAGCGCATCCTGTCGATGGTCGACGGCGTGATCGTGCTGGTCGACGCCGCCGAGGGCCCCATGCCGCAGACCAAGTTCGTGGTCGGCAAGGCCCTGAAGCTCGGCCTGCGCCCCATCGTGGCGATCAACAAGGTGGACCGCGCCGACGCCCGCACCACCGAGGTCGTCAACGAGGTGTTCGACCTCTTCGCCGCCCTCGATGCCAACGACGACCAGCTCGACTTCCCGATCCTCTACGGGTCGGGCCGCAACGGCTGGATGGCCGACAAGCCCGAAGGTCCGCAGGACGGCATGGCGCCGCTGTTCGAGCTGGTGCTCAAGCACGTTCCCGAACCCAAGGTCGAGGAGGGCGAGTTCCGCATGCTCGGCACCCTGCTCGAATCGAACCCCTACCTCGGCCGCCTCATCACGGGCCGCGTGCAGTCGGGCAGCATCAAGCCGAACCAGAACGTCAAGGTGCTCGACAACGACGGCAAGGTCGTCGAGACCGGCCGCGTGTCCAAGATCCTGGCGTTCCGCGGCATCGAGCGCGCGCCGATCGACGTGGCCGAGGCCGGCGACATCGTGGCCATCGCGGGCCTGACCAAGTTCAACGTCGCCGACACGCTCTGCGCGCCCGAGGTGACGGAAGCCCTGCACGCCCAGCCGATCGACCCGCCGACGCTGTCGATGACCTTCCTGGTCAACGACTCGCCGCTCGCCGGCACCGAGGGCGACAAGGTGACGAGCCGCGTCATCCGCGACCGCCTGATGAAGGAGGCCGAGGGCAACGTCGCGCTGCGCATCTCCGACTCGCCCCAGGCCGACAGCTACATCGTCGAGGGCCGCGGCGAGCTGCAGCTCGCCATCCTGATCGAGACGATGCGCCGCGAGGGCTTCGAACTCGGCATCTCGCGCCCCCGCGTGGTGTACCGCCAGGACGAGGAATCGGGCGAGCGGCTGGAGCCGATCGAGGAGGTCGTCGTCGACGTCGACGAGGAGCACTCGGGCGTCGTCATCCAGAAGATGAGCGAGCGCAAGGCAGACATGCTGGAGATGCGCCCCTCGGGCGGCAACCGCCTGCGCCTCGTGTTCCACGCCCCGACCCGCGGCCTCATCGGCTACCAGGGCGAGCTGATGACCGACACCAAGGGCACGGCCATCATGAACCGGCTGTTCCACTCCTATTCGCCGTGGAAGGGCGAGCTGCAGGGCCGGCGCAACGGCGTGCTGCTCAGCAACGACGCCGGCGAGGCCGTGGCCTACGCCATGTGGAACCTCGAAGAGCGCGGCCCGATGATGATCGAGCCCGGCTGGAAGGTGTACCAGGGCATGATCATCGGCCAGCACACCCGCGAGAACGACCTCGAGGTGAACGTGCTCAAGGGCAAGAAGCTGACCAACATCCGCGCCGCCGGCAAGGACGAGGCCGTGCGCCTGACGCCCCCGATCCGCATGACGCTGGAGAAGGCGCTGGCCTACATCGAGAACGACGAGCTCGTCGAGGTGACGCCGAAGTCGATCCGCCTGCGCAAGACCAAGCTCGACCCGAACGAGCGCAAGCGCGCCGAGCGGGCCAAGGAGCTGGTGGACTGA